TTGCGAGTAGGCCCAGCGGTAGTGCGATCAGGTAAACGCCGAAGGGTGCCTGCCAAGAGAGTGTCCCGAGTGCACCGCCAACCAGTGGCCACGCTACCCCACCGACGCTGTTGGCACTGCTCCGTAGTCCGAGTGCACGGTTCATCTGCTGGCCCTCGTAGAGGTCGTAGATGAGGACCGTGATGCCGGTATAGACGAAGGCCACACCGACACCCAAGACGGCTCGCGAGACGAGCAACGGACCGAACGAATCGACGAACAGTCCGGATCCGCCGCCAGCTGCATACAGGAGGAGGCCACCGACGAAGGGCCGACGAGGACCACTACGATCGATGAGCGCGCCCGCGACCGGACTGACGAGGACGATGAGTGCGCCGTGAGTCGTAATGATGAGGCCGGCGAGTGACTCCGAGACGCCGAGACTCGATTGGATCGCCGGGACGATCGGCCCGAGGATCGCCCCAGCCATCACCGTCAGCGTTGCCGAGGCCAAGATCACCCACAGCGTCACACGCGCCTCCGACGGCTTCTCCATCGGACCGTACTCACCGAGGAACCGGCAACACGGTTGCGGTTCCTCGTTACCGGACCGTCGTGACGCACACGCCAACCCGCGGTGGAAGCTTCGAACCGCACGGTCGGGTCGTTGCTGGAAGCCCGGAGATCCGACGAGAGAAGGGCAGAGGAGTGCGCGGACCGGGATTTGAACCCGGGCCATGAGCTTGGAAGGCTCAGGTCCTACCACTAGACCATCCGCGCGCATCTCCGGATTTTCGTTCCACGTTTAAGGCTCTTCCTTTTTGCACTCTCCCCGCTGGCGATCGGCACGAACCGGGGCACCGTTCCGACGCGACTTCGGGACGGTTCGACGCCGACTATCCGGACGGCCGCGCACCCGAGACCGTCGCGTAGCAGTTCCCGCTCGAGAGCTCCCACTCGCGGAGCGTGAGGTCGCTGTCGGCGAGGTCGGCCTCGAACTCGTCGGGCGCGTAGATGTGGTAGAACCGGTCGACCGGTTCGCCGCCCGGAAGCGTCCACTCGATCGTCGTATCGAACCCGTCGGCCTCGTCGAACCGGTCGTGAGCGGTCGACCACGCGCTGACCAGCGCCCGCCCGTCGGGGGCGAGCACCCGCGCGAGTTCGTCCAGACTGTCCCGACGGGCGGCCCGCGTCGGCAGGTGGTGGAGCGTCGCGACGTAGACCGCGACGTCGATACTGTCGGCGGCCAGCGGCAGCCCCGCCGCGTCCCCCTGCACCAGTTCGACGTCGAACCCGCGCTCGAGCGCTCGCTCCCGCCCCGTCTCGAGCAGGCCGCGGCTGACGTCGAGACCGACGACGGACGCGCAGTCGGCGGCGAGGAGTTCGGCGTGGCGACAGTTGCCGCAGCCGAGGTCGAGGCCGACGCCGCCCGCCCCGCGCTCGGCGGCGTGCGTCGCGACGAACGATTCGACTTCGGGCCAGGCGTACTCCCGCGTCGACGCGAAGTGAGTCGCGATCCGGTCGTAGGTGTCGCGCACGTCGGCGCGGCGAGCGCTCTCGGCGTCCCGGCTGCCATCTCGGTTCTCGTCCCCGGCCATCGTCGGAGTTCGTCGGGGGACGCGCAAAAAGCGTTCGCAACCCCGCCGGGAGGCGAGGCGACTCGCAATCGAACCGGGACGGCGGGCTCAGAGCTGCCGCACGTCCTCGCGCGTGAGCCGACAGCCACACGGCCCCGCGCCGTGATCCCGCGGTCCGCGAGAGGTGATCGTGAGCATCCGCTGGCCGCAGTGCGGACACGGCGGGAAGTACAACTCGTCCGCCGGCGTCCCGGCCTCGAGGTCGACGCGGTCGACACCGATCGCCTCGGAATCGGTGCCGTCGGACTCGGCAGCGGACGCGTCGGTGGCCTCGCCGTCCGGCGCGTCGGCCGCCGCCCCGTCGCCGCGGGACTCGAGCGAGTCCCGATCGTCGTCGGTCATGGCCGCTCTCCTCCGGTTCGGTCGGTCGGTCGGCGCTCGTCTCGGTGTGCGTGACGATACTCCCGTCGTGCGAGACGTTTATGTCTCGGTAGAATGAACGGAATCATGGCTTCGAAACCGCTCCGGTTTGGAAGCCACGCTTCGGGTGTGCCAGCACCCGGGGCATTTCGGTGCACGCCCCCTGCAGCGGTTCGGAAGCGTCGCTTCCATTCACATCATGTCTACAGTATAACTTATAGCTACTGGAAGTATCTATCTCCGGGCTCGAGCGGCGATCATCCTCCCGACCGACGCTTCGAATGTGGGACCGTGACGGGGACTCGAGGAATTCGAGGGGTTTATCTATTCCCGACGGGAACTGGAGGATGCGTACGAGGGCTCGTAGATCAGGGGTAGATCACTCCCTTGGCATGGGAGAGGCCCCGGGTTCAAATCCCGGCGAGTCCACTATAAATTTGGCGTTTCAGGCCTTCTAACTCCTGAATTCCGTTCCCTGAGGGTGTTTTGACGACTATCGATACGACAGTGCTGACAGCGGCGTGCTCGTGGGTCATAGTTCTCCTAGCAATCTTCGATGAATTCACGTCGCTGTTCCAGTTTCTCGCGGTCTGTACGGCGGTCGAAGACTTTCGAGTTACCACCGTGTTCAACGTTCGTCTGTCCTGATCGGAAGCGATACTCTGAATTGAGTTTGTGTGTTACTCCCACACATGGAAAGGGTGAGTGAGCTACTCCGGTACGCGGCCGGGCTCGTCTTGATTGCGGGTGGTATCGTCGGGACGATCGCGTCCCTGATGGGGATCGAGACGATCTCGCCGGCATACTTCGCCGTCGCGATCGCCGCTGGAGCGGGAGCGCTTCCCGAAGCGGAACGTGCGTTGTGTCGCATCCGTAGTCGACTTCCCGTGTAGCAAGGCGACGATGCCCGTGAGCGGTACCTCGTTGGCTGTTCCGGGTCTCGTCGTCGCTCATGCTCGAGCCTTCCGCGTCGCGTAGTTCCGGAGCTGACGGAAGACGCCGCCGCGCCGGAGTTCTCTGCCGGCGTCGGTGTAGACGATGTGACCGCCGGCGTGACACTCGGTACAGCGGTAACAGGTCGTGTCCGTCGAGCTATGGTATCTCCGATATTGGGGAAGCATATCTCGATGAGGAGTACGACGCTGAGAACGAAGTCTATTTCAACGGTAACGGCTCGAGAGACGGTCCAACTGCAAGTCAAATCTCAGAATCGTGACGAATCGGAAACCCGCTCCTGGATGTGCACACTCGATGAACGGGTCCTCGAGCATCTCTCAGCGGACCCGTGGTCGACACCACGGCACATGTCCCGTGTTGTCAAACACCCATCATCACGCGAGCGGGCTGCTGGTCTGAAGCTACTCGTCCGACTGTTTCGCAACTGAGGGGCAAGAGTGGTCCGGCCATTGGTTGTATTCTCGGACACAACGCCCGCGGTAACTGCGTGTGCAAGTGTAGCGCTTCACCCTTTGTTCAACGGGTCGAACGCGTAGTACACCATAGTCATCATGATACCCAACCAAACAGCATTTAGCCGGAAAATAGGGCGCTAAGCCCCCTTCCTCAGCGAGCGGCGAAGCCGCGAGCAGGGAGGGGATACAGCGCCCGCACGACTCTCAACCATTCTAGTCAAAACACTTAACAAACCAGAATCACTTGCAAGGAGCAAGTCGCATGGAGTACAGTCCACGATACAGGCTCTTTCCGACGACCGAGCAGCGAGAGAGCCTCGACTGGACTCGTGACATCGTGCGACAAGTCTACAACCACGCACTCCACGAATTCAACCAAATACCAGAAAACGAAGGTACACTTCGACAGCGCGTTTGGAAAGTTCGCGACGACCTACCCAACCTCAAGCAATATTGGACCGAACTCAACAAGGTCTACTCCACCGTGTTGCAGAAAGCTGTCGAACGCATCCGCAATAAC
The Natrinema salaciae genome window above contains:
- a CDS encoding helix-turn-helix domain-containing protein codes for the protein MEYSPRYRLFPTTEQRESLDWTRDIVRQVYNHALHEFNQIPENEGTLRQRVWKVRDDLPNLKQYWTELNKVYSTVLQKAVERIRNNITNLGKLKSKGYDVGSLNWKGPREYRSFTYRQSGFELDKKSGPRDRA
- a CDS encoding class I SAM-dependent methyltransferase encodes the protein MAGDENRDGSRDAESARRADVRDTYDRIATHFASTREYAWPEVESFVATHAAERGAGGVGLDLGCGNCRHAELLAADCASVVGLDVSRGLLETGRERALERGFDVELVQGDAAGLPLAADSIDVAVYVATLHHLPTRAARRDSLDELARVLAPDGRALVSAWSTAHDRFDEADGFDTTIEWTLPGGEPVDRFYHIYAPDEFEADLADSDLTLREWELSSGNCYATVSGARPSG